Proteins found in one Oryza glaberrima chromosome 4, OglaRS2, whole genome shotgun sequence genomic segment:
- the LOC127772309 gene encoding aspartic proteinase 36-like, with protein MAAPLLLSTIILALVVVASSTHGTMANGVFQVRRKFHIVDGVYKGSDIGALQTHDENRHHRRNLMAAELPLGGFNIPYGTGLYYTDIGIGTPAVKYYVQLDTGSKAFWVNGISCKQCPHESDILRKLTFYDPRSSVSSKEVKCDDTICTSRPPCNMTLRCPYITGYADGGLTMGILFTDLLHYHQLYGNGQTQPTSTSVTFGCGLQQSGSLNNSAVVIDGIIGFGNSNQTVLSQLAAAGKTKKIFSHCLDSTNGGGIFAIGEVVEPKVKTTPIVKNNEVYHLVNLKSIDVASTTLQLPANIFGTTKTKGTFIDSGSTLVYLPEIIYSELILAVFAKHPDINMGAMYNFQCFHFLGSVDDKFPKITFHFENDLTLDVYPYDYILEYEGNQYWFGFQDAGIHGYKDMIIFGDMVISNKVVVYDMEKQAIGWTEHNCKFQLVQILSIKCYILF; from the exons ATGGCAGCTCCTTTGTTGTTATCAACAATCATTTTGGCTCTAGTGGTGGTAGCATcctctactcatggtaccatGGCCAATGGGGTATTCCAGGTGCGCCGCAAATTCCATATCGTGGACGGTGTGTACAAGGGGAGCGACATAGGTGCATTACAAACCCATGATGAGAACCGCCATCATCGCCGTAACCTTATGGCTGCAGAGCTCCCACTTGGTGGCTTCAACATCCCATACGGCACTGG GCTATACTACACGGATATAGGGATCGGGACACCCGCTGTGAAGTACTATGTGCAGTTGGACACCGGTAGTAAGGCATTTTGGGTTAACGGCATCTCCTGCAAGCAATGCCCTCACGAGAGCGACATATTG AGAAAGCTGACATTTTATGACCCTAGGAGCTCAGTAAGTTCAAAAGAGGTGAAATGTGACGATACAATATGCACTTCGCGACCACCATGCAACATGACCTTACGTTGTCCGTACATCACGGGGTACGCTGATGGTGGCTTAACAATGGGCATCCTTTTCACTGATCTTCTGCACTATCATCAACTGTACGGGAATGGGCAGACTCAGCCAACCAGCACCAGTGTCACATTTGG GTGTGGTTTACAACAATCTGGAAGTTTAAACAATTCAGCAGTAGTGATTGATGGAATTATTGGTTTTGGCAATTCTAATCAGACTGTGCTATCACAATTGGCTGCAGCAGGGAAgacaaagaaaatattttctcatTGCCTTGATTCCACAAATGGAGGTGGAATTTTTGCTATAGGAGAAGTGGTGGAGCCAAAAGTAAAAACTACACCTATAGTAAAGAATAA TGAGGTATATCACCTTGTGAACCTCAAGTCGATCGATGTTGCTAGCACAACACTTCAGCTTCCTGCCAATATTTTTGGAACGACCAAAACAAAGGGTACATTCATTGATAGCGGTTCAACCTTGGTGTACCTTCCAGAGATTATATATTCAGAACTAATACTTGCG GTATTTGCCAAGCATCCGGATATAAACATGGGTGCTATGTATAATTTTCAATGTTTTCATTTTCTTGGAAG TGTTGATGATAAATTTCCAAAGATAACTTTCCATTTCGAGAATGATCTTACCCTGGACGTGTATCCATATGATTACATTCTTGAATATGAG GGTAACCAGTATTGGTTTGGATTCCAAGATGCTGGAATACATGGATACAAGGATATGATCATTTTCGGAG ACATGGTCATCTCAAATAAGGTGGTCGTCTATGACATGGAAAAGCAAGCCATTGGCTGGACAGAGCACAACTGTAAGTTTCAACTTGTTCAAATTTTATCGATAAAGTGTTATATTCTGTTCTAA